In Eleutherodactylus coqui strain aEleCoq1 chromosome 4, aEleCoq1.hap1, whole genome shotgun sequence, the following are encoded in one genomic region:
- the LOC136625236 gene encoding uncharacterized protein, whose product MPAVLVVLIIQILSSVSSVYVRRGSDITDCSMKCPHTGDVLQLNRVCGAEETKLLELWCNDMWSYNHWGRRLHLNTSSGCWRLTDARKDDSCLYVLWRHNSSGGFPRSTAITVLDPVLISNITSNSSRLGQDIAVNVQFSGEEAALTWKADRGSLPHRYQLIDDNRTLIIPSAQREDAGRRLRVQITNPVSEEIREYHLEITDPWILQHYLAAAAALAVVILLSAVIFLCRKKRRNVPTDDVEMKQMDGPSEGNGHPPRADQSDPPDVTGKLMDSQNSHEMNGSGISGI is encoded by the exons TTGTCCTCATCATCCAGATCCTGTCATCCGTCTCATCAGTCTATGTGCGGAGAGGATCAGACATCACTGACTGCAGCATGAAATGTCCTCATACAGGAGATGTCCTGCAGCTGAACAGAGTATGTGGAGCTGAAGAGACTAAACTACTGGAGTTGTGGTGTAATGATATGTGGTCCTATAATCACTGGGGCCGCAGACTCCACCTAAACACAAGCAGCGGGTGCTGGAGGCTGACAGATGCCCGGAAGGACGACTCTTGTCTGTATGTTCTCTGGCGTCACAACAGTTCGGGGGGCTTCCCACGCTCTACAGCCATCACTGTACTAG ATCCAGTTCTCATCTCCAACATAACCAGTAACTCCAGCCGGCTCGGTCAGGACATTGCTGTGAATGTCCAGTTCTCTGGAGAGGAGGCGGCTCTGACCTGGAAGGCGGACAGGGGGTCTCTTCCCCACAGATACCAGCTGATAGATGACAATAGGACGCTGATTATCCCGAGTGCCCAGAGAGAAGATGCTGGGAGGAGACTTCGTGTCCAGATCACAAACCCAGTCAGTGAGGAAATACGGGAATACCatctggagattacag ATCCTTGGATTCTCCAACATTatcttgctgctgctgctgctctggcTGTAGTGATtcttctctctgctgtcatcttTCTT TGCCGTAAGAAGAGGAGGAACGTGCCGACTGATGATGTAGAGATGAAGCAGATGGATGGTCCCTCAGAAGGGAACGGACATCCCCCAAGAGCCGATCAATCAG ATCCTCCTGATGTTACCGGAAAACTTATGGACTCCCAGAATTCCCATGAGATGAATGGATCGGGGATCTCTGGAATATGA